The Sorangiineae bacterium MSr11367 genome window below encodes:
- a CDS encoding HAMP domain-containing histidine kinase gives MASADRTGPAPRASLSLQPPSALRQRADHVHEKSGRSGRSRRRYFAEQRLKLAGRLLPTSAAIGALTGILTVLDLYLRNPPAMATIAGAAVAILVGLCSLVVPRIVHRRVEALLGVATAVSCVTMLGWGLIARATGGPESHYVMIIALAGFAMAATVPLPPGIALINACASYAGLWIAGEPPLYAHVTLFMSGVAGVVLAQSRHRVSIATFRRIERLSAAVSRMRRVQEQLVVVEKLEALRVLVGGMAHELNNALAVSVASNQQAAKMLSEPLEPSLSAIQKSDGGLKRIRRTVDRLRRFAMAAEGILEPADVGAMLDFALESAIGRARSGVIVLRNYDPTVGAIECHVAALAEALFQIARNAVEAMPGGGTIQASVRNDGDRVVLSVSDEGHGIPEGELARVFDPFYSRGPRQTSKSGLGLSAVYGLVSALGGRVEIRSEVGKGTEVAIVMPRRKKS, from the coding sequence GTGGCTTCTGCCGATCGAACCGGGCCCGCGCCCAGGGCGAGCCTTTCGCTGCAGCCACCGAGTGCGCTGCGTCAGCGCGCGGATCACGTCCACGAGAAGTCGGGCCGCAGCGGCCGTTCGCGGCGCCGTTATTTCGCTGAACAGCGGCTGAAACTCGCCGGACGCCTGCTCCCGACAAGTGCGGCCATCGGAGCGCTCACCGGCATCCTGACGGTGCTCGACCTGTACCTGCGCAATCCGCCCGCCATGGCCACCATCGCCGGTGCTGCGGTGGCCATCTTGGTGGGGCTCTGCAGCCTGGTGGTGCCGCGCATCGTCCACCGCAGGGTGGAAGCGCTCTTGGGCGTCGCCACCGCCGTCTCCTGCGTGACGATGCTCGGCTGGGGCCTCATCGCGCGCGCCACCGGCGGCCCGGAGAGCCACTACGTCATGATCATCGCGCTGGCCGGCTTCGCCATGGCCGCCACCGTGCCGCTGCCGCCGGGCATCGCCCTGATCAACGCGTGTGCGTCGTACGCGGGCCTCTGGATCGCAGGGGAGCCGCCGCTCTATGCGCACGTGACGCTCTTCATGAGCGGCGTGGCCGGCGTCGTGCTCGCGCAGTCGCGCCACCGCGTGAGCATCGCGACCTTTCGCCGCATCGAGCGGCTCAGTGCGGCGGTTTCGCGTATGCGGCGCGTGCAAGAGCAGCTCGTCGTGGTGGAGAAGCTGGAGGCGCTTCGCGTGCTCGTCGGCGGCATGGCGCACGAGTTGAACAACGCGCTCGCCGTCAGCGTCGCCTCGAACCAGCAAGCCGCGAAAATGCTCTCGGAGCCGCTCGAGCCTTCGCTGTCGGCCATCCAAAAGAGCGACGGAGGGCTCAAACGCATCCGCCGCACCGTCGATCGCCTGCGCCGCTTCGCCATGGCGGCCGAGGGCATCCTCGAGCCGGCCGACGTCGGCGCCATGCTCGACTTCGCGCTGGAAAGCGCCATCGGGCGCGCCCGTTCCGGCGTCATCGTGCTGCGCAATTACGATCCGACGGTGGGGGCCATCGAGTGCCACGTTGCGGCCTTGGCCGAGGCGCTCTTCCAAATCGCGCGCAACGCGGTGGAGGCCATGCCGGGCGGTGGAACCATCCAGGCCAGCGTGCGCAACGACGGCGACCGGGTCGTGCTCTCGGTGAGCGACGAAGGACACGGCATTCCCGAGGGCGAGCTCGCGCGCGTGTTCGATCCGTTCTACTCCCGCGGCCCGCGGCAGACGTCGAAGAGCGGTCTCGGTCTCAGCGCCGTCTACGGCCTGGTGAGCGCGCTGGGCGGCAGGGTGGAAATCCGGAGCGAGGTTGGCAAAGGCACCGAGGTGGCCATCGTCATGCCGCGCCGGAAGAAGTCGTAG
- a CDS encoding glycerate kinase, with protein MKELLVQAFREVLRSLDFEAAVREGIARLPDAPPRRVLAVAIGKAAPAMMAGALASPWNIERALVVCPDGTPCELAAGPHLQVLRASHPLPDARSVEAGARILQLAESTTAEDLLLVMVSGGASALACAPHPGIDFAMKLDVTHALLRAGASIVEFNTVRRHLSRLKGGGLTRAARGPVVAFLASDVIGGKAHDIGSGPTAPDPTSVDDARAVLQRYAPQFASLELVPSLAASDEAAARERHFIVIEPELLAERGARALERAGWSAKVLPPSMAPVSELADDYARLARSLAPGQAVVRVAEPSLEVDPATAGRGGRSGHLAAVIAPRLPRDVAFLAGASDGADGTSSAAGAVVDAAWAAAVDPSRRAEHIARFDTAALHAGTGSAIVTGPSGVNLCDLHLLVRATTSSGAA; from the coding sequence ATGAAGGAGCTGCTCGTCCAGGCATTTCGCGAGGTGTTGCGCTCCCTCGATTTCGAGGCGGCGGTGCGCGAGGGCATCGCCCGGCTTCCCGACGCGCCGCCGCGACGCGTGCTGGCCGTGGCCATCGGTAAGGCGGCGCCCGCGATGATGGCGGGCGCCCTCGCCTCGCCCTGGAACATCGAGCGCGCCCTCGTCGTGTGCCCGGACGGGACACCGTGCGAGCTCGCAGCGGGCCCGCATCTTCAGGTGCTGCGCGCTTCACATCCGCTTCCCGATGCGCGCAGCGTCGAAGCCGGCGCGCGCATTCTCCAGCTGGCCGAAAGCACGACCGCCGAGGACCTGCTGCTCGTGATGGTCTCCGGGGGAGCCTCCGCCCTGGCGTGCGCCCCGCACCCGGGCATCGACTTCGCGATGAAGCTCGACGTCACCCACGCGCTGCTGCGCGCAGGGGCATCCATCGTCGAGTTCAACACGGTGCGGCGGCATCTTTCGCGCCTCAAAGGCGGTGGCCTCACGCGCGCCGCCCGCGGGCCCGTGGTCGCCTTCCTGGCGAGCGACGTCATCGGCGGAAAGGCGCACGACATCGGCTCTGGCCCGACGGCGCCCGATCCCACGAGCGTCGACGATGCACGCGCCGTGCTGCAGCGGTATGCACCGCAGTTCGCGTCCCTCGAGCTGGTCCCCTCCCTCGCCGCATCGGACGAAGCGGCCGCGCGCGAGCGGCACTTCATCGTCATCGAGCCCGAGCTGCTCGCCGAGCGCGGAGCCCGGGCCCTCGAGCGCGCGGGATGGTCGGCCAAGGTGCTCCCTCCATCCATGGCCCCGGTCTCCGAGCTCGCGGACGACTATGCGCGGCTCGCGCGGTCGCTCGCGCCCGGTCAGGCGGTGGTGCGCGTCGCGGAGCCATCGCTCGAGGTCGACCCTGCCACGGCGGGCCGGGGCGGACGCTCGGGACACCTCGCCGCGGTGATCGCACCGCGTCTTCCTCGGGACGTCGCCTTTCTCGCGGGCGCTTCCGACGGCGCCGACGGCACCAGCAGCGCGGCGGGCGCGGTGGTGGACGCGGCATGGGCCGCGGCCGTCGACCCTTCGCGCCGGGCCGAGCACATTGCCCGCTTCGACACCGCCGCCCTTCATGCGGGCACGGGAAGCGCCATCGTCACCGGTCCCTCCGGTGTAAATCTATGCGATCTACATCTATTGGTTCGCGCTACGACTTCTTCCGGCGCGGCATGA
- a CDS encoding HD domain-containing protein: MILRDPVHGLVSFETDEENVVELLMDTPEVQRLRRVRQLGVTSLAFPGAEHTRFAHAVGAAHVMKLLLARLRAIQEEIPFWQQVTTDRARDALAAAFLHDVGHGPLSHLFEDAVPGTPHHEVWTERVVLDPGTGVHKCLSSLDPAMPERVAALVRGEHPLPYLAKAVSGTFDVDRCDYLLRDAHATGVRYGVYDLDWLLRSLRFAPAKENTAPALAIDGAKGLPAIEAFLLARLFMFQQVYLHKATRSAEWMIRAVLARASSRIMDGDRLPLTPRAIEHASHGENIALGDYLELDDAVLTVAMHAWEDAKDPVLADLSRRVRSRQLFKTLELFGEQASLSGREQAYEEARAIAVARGLDPDGYVGLDVATNTPFGGEPDPLLVVFAKGPPRHLSDVSFLLARLAGQVLSRVRLIFAPELREDITRAIAG; the protein is encoded by the coding sequence ATGATCTTGCGCGATCCGGTTCACGGTCTGGTGTCGTTTGAAACCGACGAGGAGAACGTCGTCGAGCTTTTGATGGACACGCCCGAGGTTCAGCGGCTGCGGCGGGTGCGTCAGCTCGGGGTGACGTCGCTGGCCTTTCCCGGGGCGGAGCACACGCGTTTTGCGCACGCCGTGGGTGCGGCGCACGTGATGAAGCTCCTCTTGGCGCGCCTGCGGGCCATCCAGGAGGAGATCCCGTTCTGGCAGCAGGTGACGACGGACCGCGCGCGCGATGCGCTGGCGGCCGCCTTTCTCCATGACGTGGGGCACGGGCCGCTCTCGCATCTGTTCGAGGACGCGGTGCCAGGCACGCCGCACCACGAGGTGTGGACGGAGCGCGTGGTGCTCGATCCCGGGACGGGCGTGCACAAGTGCCTTTCATCGCTCGACCCGGCGATGCCGGAGCGGGTGGCGGCGCTGGTGCGCGGCGAGCATCCCCTGCCCTATCTGGCCAAGGCGGTGAGCGGCACGTTCGACGTCGATCGCTGCGATTACCTGCTGCGCGATGCGCATGCGACGGGCGTGCGCTACGGCGTCTACGATCTCGACTGGCTCCTTCGCAGCTTGCGCTTCGCGCCCGCGAAGGAAAACACGGCCCCGGCGTTGGCCATCGATGGGGCGAAAGGGCTACCGGCCATCGAGGCGTTCTTGCTGGCGCGGCTCTTCATGTTCCAACAGGTTTACCTGCACAAGGCGACGCGCTCGGCGGAGTGGATGATCCGCGCGGTGCTGGCGCGCGCCTCGTCGCGCATCATGGATGGAGACCGCCTGCCGCTCACGCCGCGCGCGATCGAGCATGCGTCGCATGGCGAGAACATCGCGCTGGGCGACTACCTGGAGCTCGACGACGCGGTGCTCACCGTCGCGATGCATGCCTGGGAGGACGCGAAGGATCCGGTATTGGCGGACCTCTCGCGGCGGGTTCGCAGCCGGCAGCTGTTCAAGACGTTGGAGCTGTTCGGCGAGCAGGCGAGCCTCTCCGGGCGCGAGCAAGCCTACGAGGAGGCGCGGGCCATCGCGGTGGCGCGTGGGCTCGATCCCGATGGCTACGTGGGGCTGGACGTGGCCACGAACACACCGTTCGGAGGCGAGCCCGATCCGCTATTGGTGGTGTTCGCCAAGGGTCCGCCGCGGCATCTGAGCGACGTGTCCTTCTTGCTCGCACGGCTCGCGGGCCAGGTGCTCTCGCGCGTGCGTCTCATCTTCGCCCCCGAGCTGCGTGAGGACATCACGCGCGCGATCGCAGGATGA
- a CDS encoding DUF3047 domain-containing protein codes for MQRLSRFIFTWRNSALAALAASFLATGLMVAASNAAAEPNAAPAAPTKSDASAPRQVYWQEQFTKRPLAWLDPFDHDRDTLARVYSLRTEGDFSFLHARYDGAVKDRPPAMHYGQPFQQNPAPLDKVASLEWKWRVTRHPQVKDDAWEDCAAGIYVIIKQPSMIVGGRGFKFGWLAKPGATGTHQHGLLQVPLRSEPAGPEWRQESVDLCALYRKEYGACEGQKVLYVGVVTDGDGTKTLAEADYANFTLVAR; via the coding sequence ATGCAGCGATTATCCCGATTCATTTTCACGTGGCGTAATTCCGCATTGGCTGCCCTGGCAGCGAGTTTCCTCGCCACGGGGCTGATGGTCGCGGCATCCAATGCCGCCGCCGAGCCGAACGCCGCGCCCGCCGCGCCCACGAAATCCGATGCGTCCGCTCCGCGTCAGGTCTATTGGCAGGAGCAATTCACCAAACGGCCGCTCGCGTGGCTCGATCCCTTCGATCACGACCGCGACACCCTGGCCCGCGTGTATTCGCTGCGGACGGAGGGCGACTTTAGCTTCCTCCACGCTCGCTACGACGGCGCGGTGAAGGACCGTCCGCCGGCGATGCACTACGGCCAACCGTTCCAGCAGAATCCAGCGCCACTCGACAAAGTGGCCAGTCTCGAGTGGAAGTGGCGGGTCACCCGGCATCCTCAAGTCAAGGACGATGCCTGGGAGGATTGCGCGGCGGGCATCTACGTCATCATCAAGCAGCCCTCGATGATCGTGGGCGGCCGCGGATTCAAGTTCGGTTGGTTGGCCAAACCCGGCGCGACGGGCACGCACCAGCACGGACTCTTGCAGGTCCCATTGCGGAGCGAACCGGCAGGCCCCGAATGGCGCCAAGAGAGCGTCGACCTTTGCGCCCTCTACCGTAAAGAATACGGCGCCTGCGAAGGCCAAAAAGTCCTTTATGTGGGCGTAGTAACCGACGGCGACGGCACCAAGACGCTCGCCGAAGCCGACTATGCCAACTTCACCCTCGTTGCGCGCTGA
- a CDS encoding TetR/AcrR family transcriptional regulator gives MGLGSPKSSGLQVVNPRSSNAMRTSRLRSRLREATAMAILDATEEVMSEAGVESFSLNAVAARAGIAVGTIYNHFRDRDELIRQLFTTRRAQMFAEVDSVLKEAQKLPFREKLTAFVQAVLQHFENRHDFLSIVLQTEHLRLQCLDRIDPAERSALLKIEQQAADIVKLGLKEKALRPEAADLYPALLMGVVRAILLDRLESPAARPVSEEAERVVDLFLRGAGAVPRTRSRT, from the coding sequence GTGGGCCTTGGCAGCCCCAAATCTTCCGGCCTTCAAGTCGTGAATCCGCGTTCATCAAATGCCATGCGCACTTCAAGGCTGCGTAGTCGCCTACGCGAGGCAACGGCCATGGCGATACTGGACGCTACCGAAGAGGTGATGTCCGAGGCGGGGGTCGAGTCCTTCAGCCTGAACGCGGTTGCAGCCCGTGCAGGAATTGCAGTGGGCACGATTTACAATCACTTCCGCGATCGCGACGAGCTCATTCGTCAGTTGTTCACCACGCGTCGCGCGCAAATGTTCGCGGAAGTCGATTCCGTCCTCAAAGAAGCGCAAAAATTGCCGTTTCGCGAAAAGCTGACGGCGTTCGTTCAGGCCGTACTGCAGCACTTCGAAAACCGGCACGATTTTCTGTCTATCGTGCTTCAGACGGAACATTTGCGCTTGCAATGCCTCGATCGGATCGACCCGGCCGAGCGCTCTGCCCTGCTGAAAATCGAGCAACAGGCGGCAGACATCGTCAAGTTGGGGCTGAAAGAAAAAGCTCTTCGGCCGGAGGCGGCGGACCTGTATCCGGCGCTTCTCATGGGTGTGGTGCGGGCTATCCTCCTGGACCGGCTCGAGTCCCCGGCGGCACGGCCGGTTTCCGAGGAAGCGGAGCGCGTGGTCGACCTCTTTTTGCGCGGAGCCGGTGCGGTTCCCCGGACGAGGAGCCGCACGTGA
- a CDS encoding Gfo/Idh/MocA family oxidoreductase — protein MSDRRPSLRGAIIGYGFISERGHAPAYKALANKGAPLEIVAVVDTCAARRERARAEMPGVRIYESADALFATEDSKLDFVDISAPPSEHAPLALKALDRGLHVLCEKPLATTTDAARAMLARARRVGRVLYPCHNYRHAPVIKAVRRALDADRIGRVSMVTLQTFRSTHARGVPEFRPDWRREKRWSGGGIAMDHGSHTFYLAFDWLGAYPTAITAKMSTLGPYDTEDNLSCAISFPGATASAHLSWTAGVRKVIYTLHGERGAIRVEDDDVEVNVLTSREGEPHKWQTLRDSIPSNWMDASHVTWFESLLEDFSRAVEIGEHVGKSAEDSLRCVELITRAYQSATEGSRELPLGDAARLNRTRRPAVSVAR, from the coding sequence ATGAGCGATCGTCGGCCGTCACTTCGCGGGGCGATCATTGGGTATGGCTTCATTTCGGAGCGCGGACACGCTCCAGCGTACAAGGCGCTCGCCAACAAGGGCGCCCCGCTGGAAATCGTGGCCGTCGTCGACACCTGCGCGGCACGCCGCGAGAGGGCGCGCGCCGAGATGCCGGGTGTTCGCATTTACGAAAGTGCGGATGCTCTTTTTGCCACCGAGGATTCGAAGCTCGATTTCGTGGACATCTCCGCCCCCCCGTCCGAGCACGCGCCACTGGCGTTGAAGGCGCTCGACCGCGGGCTGCACGTTCTTTGCGAGAAGCCCCTCGCCACCACGACGGATGCTGCACGCGCGATGTTGGCGCGGGCCCGCCGCGTGGGCCGCGTTCTGTATCCCTGTCACAACTACCGCCATGCCCCGGTCATTAAGGCCGTGCGGCGCGCGCTCGACGCCGACCGAATCGGCCGTGTGTCGATGGTCACTCTGCAAACGTTTCGCAGTACCCACGCGCGGGGCGTTCCCGAATTCCGTCCGGACTGGCGCCGCGAAAAGCGTTGGTCGGGTGGCGGCATCGCCATGGATCACGGAAGCCACACGTTCTACCTCGCATTCGATTGGCTGGGGGCTTACCCCACGGCCATCACTGCGAAGATGTCTACGCTGGGACCCTACGATACGGAGGACAACCTCAGCTGCGCGATCAGCTTCCCGGGCGCAACGGCGAGCGCACATCTTTCGTGGACCGCAGGCGTACGCAAGGTCATCTACACCTTGCACGGCGAGCGCGGCGCGATTCGCGTCGAGGACGACGATGTCGAGGTGAACGTCCTCACCTCGCGCGAGGGTGAGCCGCACAAGTGGCAAACTTTGCGCGATAGCATTCCGTCGAACTGGATGGACGCAAGCCACGTCACCTGGTTCGAGTCGCTCCTGGAAGATTTCTCGCGCGCCGTCGAGATCGGTGAGCACGTTGGGAAGTCGGCGGAGGACAGCCTCCGATGCGTCGAGCTCATCACGCGGGCCTACCAGTCCGCGACGGAAGGCTCGCGCGAGCTTCCGCTCGGTGACGCAGCCCGGCTCAACCGCACGCGCCGTCCGGCCGTGTCGGTGGCAAGGTGA
- a CDS encoding CDP-alcohol phosphatidyltransferase family protein: protein MIDVICSLALLSLLVAVVVAYGVRLVLRGEAHFARVDAAGSSPLLGRRLMEMAYWSLQPVARLCIRLGIGPNAITLASMGLALIAAGALAFGHFGVAAVITAVAALGDALDGLVARSTGVASDAGEVLDAAVDRYFEGTFLSGLAIYYRDDVPTLIIALAALLGSFMVSYATAKAEACHAEVPRGWMRRSERAVYLNVGITLVPLLGKVPMIAALAVVALFSNVSAIRRLAALAATLRARDAASPLPQEPVVEREEEESIEAAPPASSAIRSEVTSAAS, encoded by the coding sequence GTGATCGACGTAATCTGCTCGCTCGCACTCCTCTCTCTGCTCGTGGCGGTCGTCGTCGCGTACGGGGTGCGGCTCGTCCTGCGGGGAGAGGCGCACTTCGCGCGCGTCGATGCGGCGGGCTCGTCGCCGCTGTTGGGCCGCCGGCTCATGGAGATGGCCTACTGGTCTCTCCAGCCGGTGGCGCGCCTGTGCATCCGGCTCGGAATCGGTCCGAATGCCATCACGCTGGCCTCGATGGGGCTTGCGCTGATCGCGGCAGGTGCACTCGCCTTCGGTCACTTCGGCGTGGCCGCCGTCATCACGGCGGTCGCAGCCCTGGGCGATGCGCTCGACGGCTTGGTCGCGCGCAGCACCGGGGTGGCGTCGGACGCGGGCGAGGTGCTCGACGCGGCGGTGGATCGCTACTTCGAGGGAACCTTTCTCTCGGGCTTGGCGATCTACTACCGCGACGACGTTCCCACGCTGATCATCGCGCTCGCCGCGCTTCTCGGTTCCTTCATGGTGAGCTACGCCACGGCGAAGGCCGAGGCCTGCCACGCGGAGGTTCCGCGCGGGTGGATGCGTCGTTCGGAGCGCGCGGTCTATCTCAATGTGGGCATCACCTTGGTTCCCCTCTTGGGCAAGGTGCCGATGATTGCGGCCCTCGCGGTGGTGGCGCTCTTCTCCAACGTGAGCGCGATCCGCCGGCTCGCCGCACTGGCAGCCACCTTGCGGGCACGGGATGCGGCGTCGCCGCTCCCGCAGGAACCCGTCGTCGAACGAGAAGAAGAAGAATCCATCGAGGCGGCGCCGCCAGCCTCGTCGGCCATCCGGTCCGAAGTCACCTCGGCGGCATCATGA
- a CDS encoding GtrA family protein — MTTESRVRLGPSTLHLLGRHQMASVVATALDFGTMTVLVELGVLSPAIATLVGAVFGAVVNFLLGRRIFRATSRSAAPQAARYAIVSAASAAFNSLGVYILHHSLGAHYLLARVGVSIVVSILWNFPLQRHFVFGAPKT; from the coding sequence ATGACAACAGAATCCCGCGTTCGCCTGGGGCCAAGTACGCTGCATCTCTTGGGGCGACACCAAATGGCCTCGGTCGTGGCAACGGCGCTCGACTTCGGGACCATGACCGTGCTCGTCGAGCTCGGCGTTCTCTCCCCCGCCATTGCGACGCTCGTCGGTGCCGTGTTCGGTGCCGTGGTGAACTTCCTCCTCGGACGTCGCATCTTCCGAGCCACCTCGCGCTCGGCGGCGCCGCAGGCCGCTCGCTACGCCATCGTGTCGGCGGCGAGCGCAGCGTTCAACTCCCTGGGCGTTTACATCCTTCATCACAGTCTCGGAGCGCACTACCTGCTCGCGCGGGTGGGCGTATCCATCGTCGTTAGCATTCTCTGGAATTTCCCCCTGCAACGTCACTTCGTTTTCGGGGCCCCCAAAACATGA
- a CDS encoding aspartate aminotransferase family protein — MSSTPKKQRVHLKTIVPGPRSTALRQREDAHVAPGLQGYAVMAGIAVERAEGSAVTDVDGNTFLDFIGGIGVGALGHSHPGVVKAIQDQVARASVGSFTSEARVELLERVAKHPPAEGVHRLQLYSSGAEAVESALRLAKSHTKKTEFVSFWGGFHGKTMGALSLMGSNFKEGLGPMVPGSHILPYADCYRCPLESTYPSCGLGCIDQGRKQLKYAATNSIAAFIVEPMQGTAGNVVPPDDFIPAVRELAHEFGALFIADEMITGFGRTGRYWGVEHSGAKPDIVTLGKAFGGGFPLSGVLTTDAIAQAKPWSNPSGSSSSYGGNPLAAAAGVAALTAIEEDGLVENARTVGAAMLEELAAFVDAYPFVGHVRGRGLFMGIELVADKKTKEPLSRAVTRRIFDECVQRGLLTMSYAPSFRIQPALTIDLETAKNGIAVLREVFDEAKRTNLWGLT; from the coding sequence ATGAGCAGTACGCCGAAGAAGCAAAGAGTCCATCTGAAGACCATCGTGCCCGGTCCGCGCAGCACGGCGTTGCGCCAGCGCGAAGATGCGCACGTGGCCCCTGGCCTGCAGGGTTATGCCGTCATGGCGGGCATCGCGGTCGAGCGCGCCGAAGGCAGCGCGGTGACCGACGTCGACGGCAATACGTTCTTGGACTTCATTGGTGGCATTGGGGTCGGCGCCCTCGGTCACAGCCACCCCGGCGTGGTGAAGGCGATTCAGGACCAAGTGGCGCGCGCCTCGGTAGGCTCGTTCACCTCGGAGGCCCGCGTGGAGCTCCTCGAGCGTGTGGCCAAGCACCCGCCGGCCGAGGGCGTTCACCGCCTGCAGCTGTATTCGAGCGGCGCGGAGGCCGTCGAAAGCGCTCTGCGCCTTGCCAAGAGCCACACCAAGAAAACCGAATTCGTCTCGTTCTGGGGCGGCTTCCACGGCAAAACCATGGGCGCGCTTTCGCTCATGGGGTCCAACTTCAAAGAGGGCCTCGGCCCCATGGTGCCGGGTTCGCACATTCTGCCGTACGCGGATTGCTACCGTTGCCCGCTCGAGTCGACGTACCCCTCGTGCGGCCTCGGGTGCATCGACCAGGGCCGCAAGCAGCTGAAATATGCGGCGACGAACTCCATTGCGGCGTTCATCGTGGAGCCGATGCAGGGCACGGCCGGCAACGTCGTTCCGCCGGACGACTTCATCCCCGCGGTGCGCGAGCTCGCGCACGAGTTCGGCGCGCTCTTCATCGCCGACGAGATGATCACCGGCTTCGGCCGCACGGGGCGCTATTGGGGCGTGGAGCACTCGGGGGCCAAACCCGACATCGTCACCCTGGGCAAGGCCTTCGGTGGAGGCTTCCCGCTCAGCGGCGTGCTCACCACGGACGCCATCGCGCAGGCGAAGCCCTGGTCCAATCCGTCGGGCTCGTCGTCGAGCTACGGCGGCAATCCTTTGGCGGCGGCGGCCGGTGTCGCGGCCCTCACGGCCATCGAGGAAGACGGCCTGGTCGAGAACGCGCGCACCGTCGGTGCGGCCATGCTCGAAGAGCTCGCTGCCTTCGTCGACGCGTACCCGTTCGTCGGGCACGTGCGCGGACGCGGCCTCTTCATGGGCATCGAGCTCGTGGCCGACAAGAAGACCAAGGAGCCCCTCTCGCGCGCGGTGACGCGCCGGATCTTCGACGAGTGTGTTCAGCGTGGGCTGCTCACCATGTCGTACGCGCCGAGCTTCCGCATTCAACCCGCGCTCACCATCGACCTCGAGACGGCGAAGAACGGCATCGCTGTTTTGCGTGAAGTGTTCGATGAGGCGAAGCGCACGAATCTCTGGGGGCTCACGTGA
- a CDS encoding phosphatase PAP2 family protein, which yields MTELAITSFTERALAHVRTLWPRWAWLPPVPFVLNLAMNVYRGEARWDHVLITLVVIGLAYGTRFTKKLCVGLYPMGLVALLFDSMRLFQHAGFDTFGVHLCDLRAVELRWFGLDMGGTRVTLHDWFQAHATTWLDLLCSVPYGTFLFYCILFAAFLFKRDFVAMQRFTWGWLALNVIGFTTYHIYPAAPPWYFHSHGCTVDLLAKASEGPNLARVDALLGITYFHGMYGRASDVFGAVPSLHCAYPLLVVLEGWSQFRWRGRAFTVAFFMLMCFSAIYLDHHWVVDAIVGITYAIITFVALRMIGNALRRRSESTAQDILLPSAAGEVQEIQS from the coding sequence GTGACGGAGCTCGCCATCACCAGCTTCACGGAGAGGGCGCTCGCGCACGTGCGCACGCTCTGGCCGCGCTGGGCGTGGCTCCCGCCGGTTCCCTTCGTGCTCAACCTCGCGATGAACGTCTACCGTGGCGAGGCGCGGTGGGACCACGTTCTCATCACGTTGGTCGTCATCGGGCTCGCTTATGGCACCCGCTTCACGAAGAAGCTGTGCGTAGGCCTCTACCCAATGGGACTCGTCGCCCTACTTTTCGATTCCATGCGGCTCTTTCAGCACGCAGGGTTCGACACGTTTGGCGTGCACCTGTGCGATCTGCGCGCGGTTGAGTTGCGTTGGTTCGGCCTCGATATGGGGGGGACGCGCGTCACGCTCCACGATTGGTTCCAGGCACATGCGACCACGTGGCTCGATCTTCTGTGCTCGGTGCCCTACGGCACGTTCCTCTTTTACTGCATCCTGTTTGCCGCGTTCCTCTTCAAGCGCGACTTCGTGGCCATGCAGCGTTTCACCTGGGGCTGGTTGGCGCTCAACGTCATCGGTTTCACCACGTACCACATCTACCCGGCGGCCCCGCCCTGGTACTTCCACTCGCACGGCTGCACCGTCGACCTCCTCGCCAAGGCGAGCGAAGGACCGAACCTTGCGCGCGTCGATGCGTTGCTCGGTATCACCTACTTTCACGGCATGTACGGCCGCGCGAGCGACGTGTTCGGTGCCGTGCCCTCGCTCCACTGCGCCTATCCGCTTTTGGTGGTGCTCGAGGGATGGTCTCAGTTCCGCTGGCGCGGAAGGGCCTTCACCGTCGCGTTCTTCATGCTCATGTGCTTCTCGGCGATCTACCTCGATCACCATTGGGTGGTGGACGCGATCGTCGGCATTACCTACGCCATCATCACCTTCGTCGCGTTGCGCATGATCGGCAACGCGCTGCGGCGCCGTAGCGAAAGTACGGCCCAAGACATTCTTCTGCCCAGTGCGGCGGGAGAGGTACAGGAGATTCAGTCATGA